DNA sequence from the Cellulophaga sp. HaHaR_3_176 genome:
TAGAAAAATTATTAAAAAAATAAAAAATCTCTATTAATAAGAGATGTGAGTTGTATGAACATGAATCAAATACATAGCGTTTATTTTCTGGGTATCGGAGGTATAGGTATGTCTGCCTTGGCTAGGTATTTCATGTTTTTAGATAAAAATGTTGCTGGTTATGATAAAACAGCAAGCCCCTTAACTTTAGAGTTAGAAGAGGCTGGTGTAAAAATTCATTATGATGATGATCTTTCAAAAATAGAAGCACAATTTTTTGATAAAGAAACTTGCTTGGTAGTTTATACGCCAGCAGTACCAAAAGATCATACTGAACTAAATTATTTTTTTGATAATGATTTTCAAGTAAAAAAAAGATCTGAAGTTTTAGGTATTGCGACAAATGATACATTTTGTCTGGCAGTAGCGGGTACGCATGGCAAAACAACAACTTCAAGTATTTTAGCACATTTGTTAAAAGAAGCTCATTTGCCAATGACTGCTTTTTTAGGAGGTATATCTGAAGATTTCGGAAGTAATTTTCATTATCAAGGCTCTGAGTATTCTGTGGTTGAGGCAGATGAATTCGATCGTTCTTTTTTGAGATTATCACCAAATATAGCCTGTATTACATCTATGGATGCAGATCATTTAGATATTTATGGAACAGGAGAAGAGTTGCATAAATCTTTTCATGAATTTGCTAGTAGAATAAAAGAGAATGGTAAGCTTTTTGTACGTAAAGGTTTGCCTATTGATGGTGTTACGTATGGTATTGAAGATGAGTCTGATTATTGTGCTAAAAACATCAATGTAGTTGATGGGGCTTACGTTTTCGATATTCAAACACCTACGGTTTTATATAAAAGCGTCACTTTTAATAAACCAGGAAGGCATAATTTATTAAATGCTTTAGTGGCTTTAGCAATGGCATTAGAGACTGGAGCCAAAGCAGAAAATTTATTTCCTGCTTTAGAAAGTTTCAAAGGAGTGCAACGTCGTTTTTCATATAGAATTAAAAATGATGATTTTGTTTTTATTGATGATTATGCACATCATCCAACAGAAATAAATGCTGTTTTTGATGCTGTTTCAGAAATGCACCCTGATAAAAAAGTGTTGGCAGTTTTTCAGCCACATTTGTTTTCACGAACAAAAGATTTTGTTGATGATTTTGCCGAAAGTCTATCAAAATTTGAAAGCGTGCTATTGTTAGATATTTATCCAGCAAGAGAAAAACCAATAGAAGGAGTAACCTCTGAGTGGTTATTAGGTAAGTTGAGTAACTCAAATAAAAAATTAGTTCAGAAATCAGAATTAATTGATGAAATAAAAAAACAAAACCCAGAAGTTTTAGTAATGATGGGTGCTGGTGATATAGGTTTAGAAATTTTAAAAGTAAAAAATAGTTTTGTTAATGAAGGTTAATTGGAACATAATAAAGGCTATTGTATTGTTGATTTCGATCGCAAGTCTCTATGCATTTTCTAATTATAGAAATGAGCAAAAAAGCATCACAGAATTAGATGTTCAATTCACTGATGGAGACAATTTGTACGTAACAACATCTATGGTTAATAAATTGTTAATACAAAATTTCCAAGGGTATAAAAACATGCCCAAAGAAAAATTAGTTTTGAATACTATGGAAAAGGCCATTGAGGCCAATGAAATGGTTAAAAATGCCCAAATCTATTTCAACGTAGATGGAAAATTGACGACAAAAATCGCTCAAAGAAATCCAATTGCACGTGTAGAGGGTGGTATAATTTTTTATCTAGATGATGAAGGAAAGCGTATGCCGCTGTCAATCAATCATTCTGCGAGAGTCCCAATTGTAACCGGGAATATCACTGATAAGAGCTTAGAAGATGTGCACTTAATTTTAAACCATGTAAATGGTGACGATTTTTTGCATAAAAATATTATTGGTATTCGAGTTAAAAGCAAGAATAAGTATCAATTAAAATTTAGAACAGAAAATTTTAATATTGACTTAGGTAAAGCGGAAGATTTAGAAGAGAAATTTAATAAGTTAAAAGCTTTTTATATCAAAGGGGCAAAAGATAAGTCTCTAGGTAAATATAGTAATGTTAGTTTGGAATATAGTAATCAGGTTGTTTGCACCAAAAAGTAAGATATGGAACGAGGTAATTATTCAGTTGGTTTAGATATCGGAACTACAAAGATTGTAGCTATTATCGGAAAAGAGAACGAGTACGGTAAAATAGAAATTTTAGGTATTGGAAAATCTAAGAGTTTAGGTGTGCATAGGGGTGTTGTAAATAATATTACGCAAACAATACAATCTATTCAGCAAGCAGTTGAACAAGCTGAAACAAATTCAGGTTTAAAAATTGGATCTGTAGTTGTTGGTATAGCTGGGCAACACATTAGAAGTTTGCAACATAGCGATTATATTACTAGACCAGATTCTGAAGAGGTTATAAATGAAGATGATTTAGATAAGCTTTGTAATCAAGTTTACAAACTAATCATGTTGCCAGGAGAAGAAATTATTCATGTTTTACCTCAAGAATATAAAGTTGATGGGCAAGCAGAAATAAAAGAACCTATTGGTATGTATGGTGGTAGGTTAGAGGCTAATTTTCATGTAGTTGTAGGCCAAGTATCTTCAATAAAAAACGTGGGTCGTTGTATTAAAAGTGCGGGCTTAGATTTGGGTAGTATTACACTTGAGCCATTGGCTTCGGCAAATGCGGTTTTAAGTCAAGAAGAAAAAGAAGCAGGTGTTGCTTTAATTGATATAGGAGGTGGAACAACAGATTTAGCCATTTTTAAAGATGGTATCATCCGTCATACTGCTGTAATACCTTTTGGTGGTAATGTAATTACTGAAGATATAAAAGAAGGTTGTTCTATAATAGAAAAACAGGCTGAGCTTTTAAAGATGAAATTCGGTTCTGCTTGGCCAGGAGAAAATAAAGATAATGAGATTGTTTCTATACCAGGTTTACGTGGTAGAGAGCCAAAAGAAATCACATTAAAAAACTTGTCTAAAATTATACACGCGAGAGTTGTAGAAATTATAGAGCAGGTATACGTAGAGATTAAAAATTACGGTCATGATGATCAAAAGAAAAAATTAATAGCAGGTATTGTTTTAACAGGTGGCGGTAGTCAACTAAAACACTTAAAGCAGTTGGTAGAATATATTACAGGTATGGATACACGTATTGGGTATCCAAACGAACATTTGGCTGGTGATTCTGATGAAGAAATTGCAAGTCCACTTTATGCAACAGCAGTAGGACTTTTAATGAATGCTTTAAAAACAAAAGCCAAAAATGATGTTTTTGAGCAAGAGTTGAAAGAAGAAATAGAAGAAGAAGTTTCTGTAAATGAAAGTGTAGAAGAAATTAGTGATGTAGACGTAGACACTATAACAAAACGTAAAATACAAAGAGAACGTAAATCTATATTTGATAAATGGTCTGACAAATTGAAAGACTTTTTAGATAATGCAGAGTAATAAGATAGAGAGAACACAGTATAACCAGTAATACAATAAGTATGAGCAACAGTAACGAATTTGGAAGTATTTCTTTTGATTTACCTAAAAATCAAAGTAACGTAATAAAAGTCATCGGTGTAGGTGGTGGAGGTAGTAATGCCATCAATCACATGTATACCGCAGGTATAAATGGAGTTGATTTTATTATATGTAATACAGATGCGCAAGCACTAGATAATAGTGGCGTGCCTAATAAAATTCAACTAGGTGTTTCGTTAACAGAAGGACTTGGAGCTGGAGCTAACCCAGAAGTTGGTGAGCAATCGGCAATTGAAAGCATGGAGGAGATTAAAACCATGTTAGGTACAAACACTAAAATGGTTTTTATTACTGCAGGTATGGGTGGTGGTACAGGAACTGGTGCAGCACCTATGATTGCCAAACAAGCTAAGGAACTGGATATTCTTACGGTTGGTATTGTTACAATTCCTTTTCAGTTTGAAGGGCAGATGCGTACTAAGCAAGCTCAAGCTGGTATTGAAAAATTACGTCAAAATGTAGATTCATTAATCGTAATTAATAATAATAAATTAAGAGAAGTATATGGTAATTTAGGCTTTAAAGCTGGTTTCTCTAAAGCAGATGAAGTATTAGCAACTGCAGCAAGAGGTATAGCTGAAGTAATTACTCATCACTATACTCAAAACATAGATTTACGTGACGCCAAAACTGTTCTTTCTAATAGTGGAACAGCTATAATGGGGTCGTCAACATCTTCAGGCTCGTCAAGAGCTAGTGAGGCAATTAGAACGGCATTAGATTCACCATTATTAAATGACAATAAAATTTCTGGAGCTAAAAACGTATTGTTGCTAATCGTTTCAGGTTCTAAAGAAATTACTATTGATGAAATCGGAGAAATTAATGATCATATTCAGCAAGAAGCTGGTCATAGCGCAAACATCATTATGGGTGTAGGTGAAGATGAATCATTAGGCGAGGCAATAGCTGTAACGGTTATAGCAACGGGTTTTAATATCGATCAGCAGGATACTATTGTGAATACTGAGTCTAAAAAGATTATACATACTTTAGAAGACAATCAGAAAGCAGAGCAACACCTTATGGGTGCAGAGAATGTTGTTTTTCAGTTGGTCGAAGAGGAAGAAGAAGTTGTGCCTGTTGCGCCAAAAGTTGTTAAGCATGTTTTGGAAGAAGATAAACCTGAGCCTGCATTTAAAGCTCCTGCTGCAAAACCAGTAGAGCCAGAGATGGATTTAATACCAACGTCTAGTTACATAAAAAACTTCAATGTATTTTATGAAGAGGTAATTGCTGATAACGTAGGAGAAGATTTTGTTATCGTTGATGCTAAATCTAAATTAAATAATATGGATGTTGTTGAGCCAGAAACGGTATCTCCAACAGAAAAAGAAGAAGATCAATTTGCTTTTAGCTTTGATATGTCTTCAGAGTCTAAACCAAAAAAGGATGAGAATGTAGTGCTTTTTTCTTTAGATGATGATGTAAAAGATATGGAAGTAAAAGAGCATATCGAAGTTGTACCTGTTTTAGAATATAATAAAGATGGTGAAAAAAGATATAGTCTTGATGATTATATGGAGCTTGAAAATAAGCTGACAGGAGCTAAATCTAAAGCAGAGAAATTTACACCTAAATATGTAGAAGAAGAGCTTGTTTTTGAACAAAAAACGGTTGAGAAAGCTACAGAAAGAGTGGAAGAGGAAGTAGAGTTAGATCCAATGGATATGCCCTTAGAAGAGCTTTTAAGAAGCCGTTCTGAAGAAAGAAAGAGAAAACTTAAAGATTTTAATTATAAGTTTACGAATAACAAC
Encoded proteins:
- the murC gene encoding UDP-N-acetylmuramate--L-alanine ligase, which translates into the protein MNMNQIHSVYFLGIGGIGMSALARYFMFLDKNVAGYDKTASPLTLELEEAGVKIHYDDDLSKIEAQFFDKETCLVVYTPAVPKDHTELNYFFDNDFQVKKRSEVLGIATNDTFCLAVAGTHGKTTTSSILAHLLKEAHLPMTAFLGGISEDFGSNFHYQGSEYSVVEADEFDRSFLRLSPNIACITSMDADHLDIYGTGEELHKSFHEFASRIKENGKLFVRKGLPIDGVTYGIEDESDYCAKNINVVDGAYVFDIQTPTVLYKSVTFNKPGRHNLLNALVALAMALETGAKAENLFPALESFKGVQRRFSYRIKNDDFVFIDDYAHHPTEINAVFDAVSEMHPDKKVLAVFQPHLFSRTKDFVDDFAESLSKFESVLLLDIYPAREKPIEGVTSEWLLGKLSNSNKKLVQKSELIDEIKKQNPEVLVMMGAGDIGLEILKVKNSFVNEG
- a CDS encoding cell division protein FtsQ/DivIB, with the translated sequence MKVNWNIIKAIVLLISIASLYAFSNYRNEQKSITELDVQFTDGDNLYVTTSMVNKLLIQNFQGYKNMPKEKLVLNTMEKAIEANEMVKNAQIYFNVDGKLTTKIAQRNPIARVEGGIIFYLDDEGKRMPLSINHSARVPIVTGNITDKSLEDVHLILNHVNGDDFLHKNIIGIRVKSKNKYQLKFRTENFNIDLGKAEDLEEKFNKLKAFYIKGAKDKSLGKYSNVSLEYSNQVVCTKK
- the ftsA gene encoding cell division protein FtsA, which gives rise to MERGNYSVGLDIGTTKIVAIIGKENEYGKIEILGIGKSKSLGVHRGVVNNITQTIQSIQQAVEQAETNSGLKIGSVVVGIAGQHIRSLQHSDYITRPDSEEVINEDDLDKLCNQVYKLIMLPGEEIIHVLPQEYKVDGQAEIKEPIGMYGGRLEANFHVVVGQVSSIKNVGRCIKSAGLDLGSITLEPLASANAVLSQEEKEAGVALIDIGGGTTDLAIFKDGIIRHTAVIPFGGNVITEDIKEGCSIIEKQAELLKMKFGSAWPGENKDNEIVSIPGLRGREPKEITLKNLSKIIHARVVEIIEQVYVEIKNYGHDDQKKKLIAGIVLTGGGSQLKHLKQLVEYITGMDTRIGYPNEHLAGDSDEEIASPLYATAVGLLMNALKTKAKNDVFEQELKEEIEEEVSVNESVEEISDVDVDTITKRKIQRERKSIFDKWSDKLKDFLDNAE
- the ftsZ gene encoding cell division protein FtsZ, with the protein product MSNSNEFGSISFDLPKNQSNVIKVIGVGGGGSNAINHMYTAGINGVDFIICNTDAQALDNSGVPNKIQLGVSLTEGLGAGANPEVGEQSAIESMEEIKTMLGTNTKMVFITAGMGGGTGTGAAPMIAKQAKELDILTVGIVTIPFQFEGQMRTKQAQAGIEKLRQNVDSLIVINNNKLREVYGNLGFKAGFSKADEVLATAARGIAEVITHHYTQNIDLRDAKTVLSNSGTAIMGSSTSSGSSRASEAIRTALDSPLLNDNKISGAKNVLLLIVSGSKEITIDEIGEINDHIQQEAGHSANIIMGVGEDESLGEAIAVTVIATGFNIDQQDTIVNTESKKIIHTLEDNQKAEQHLMGAENVVFQLVEEEEEVVPVAPKVVKHVLEEDKPEPAFKAPAAKPVEPEMDLIPTSSYIKNFNVFYEEVIADNVGEDFVIVDAKSKLNNMDVVEPETVSPTEKEEDQFAFSFDMSSESKPKKDENVVLFSLDDDVKDMEVKEHIEVVPVLEYNKDGEKRYSLDDYMELENKLTGAKSKAEKFTPKYVEEELVFEQKTVEKATERVEEEVELDPMDMPLEELLRSRSEERKRKLKDFNYKFTNNNSNRMGDIEKLPAYKRQGVDLNSASKESRMSRTSLSDDSNDEIQIRSNNSFLHDNVD